Proteins encoded by one window of Blautia luti:
- the recJ gene encoding single-stranded-DNA-specific exonuclease RecJ, with product MEKWVVTAKRADFQAIGEKFHIDPVIARLIRNRDVTDESKIREYLTGTIEDLPSPWLMKDMRKAVDILKEKISAQAKIRIIGDYDIDGVTSTYVLLKGLTRIGGKVDTYIPDRVADGYGIHEHLINRAEEDGIDTIVTCDNGIAAAAEIDMARKKNMTVIVTDHHEIPYREINGTRQVLLPPANAILNPKQSDCDYPEKGLCGAVVAFKLIIALYEEYGISRKELEDYYELAAIATVGDVMDLQGENRILVKEGLRRLKDTENIGLRELIRANGLEDMKITSYHVGFVLGPCINASGRLDTAARSLALLNAKDREKAARLAGDLTALNQSRKALTEKGKEEAIQMVETTSLGQDRVLVIFLPDCHESIAGIIAGRIREKYHRPSIVLTRGETGIKGSGRSIEGYSMFEELVKCADLMTQFGGHPMAAGLSMEEKNVEEFRRRLNENCTLTEEDLRPKVIIDVPMPVSYITRELIEQISLLEPFGKGNTKPVFAQKGLRVLESRVFGKNRNVAKVKLMDPSGTVMDGVYFGEAEEFVRFIDGKDSISVTYYPEINIFRGRESIQIVIQNYC from the coding sequence ATGGAAAAATGGGTAGTGACAGCTAAGAGAGCAGATTTTCAGGCAATTGGAGAAAAGTTTCATATTGATCCGGTGATTGCCAGGCTGATCAGAAACAGGGATGTGACAGACGAATCGAAAATCAGGGAGTATCTGACAGGAACCATAGAAGACCTTCCATCTCCGTGGCTGATGAAGGATATGAGAAAAGCCGTGGATATTCTGAAGGAGAAAATATCTGCACAGGCTAAGATACGAATCATTGGAGATTATGATATAGATGGTGTTACTTCCACTTATGTACTGCTAAAAGGACTTACAAGGATTGGTGGGAAAGTGGATACTTATATTCCGGACAGAGTAGCAGACGGATACGGAATCCATGAACACCTGATCAACAGGGCAGAAGAGGACGGGATCGATACGATCGTTACCTGTGACAATGGAATTGCAGCTGCAGCGGAAATAGATATGGCAAGAAAAAAGAATATGACGGTGATCGTAACGGATCATCATGAGATTCCATACAGGGAAATAAACGGGACACGGCAGGTGCTCCTGCCTCCGGCCAACGCAATCCTCAATCCGAAGCAGTCCGACTGTGATTATCCGGAAAAAGGACTTTGTGGTGCAGTGGTTGCCTTTAAACTGATCATTGCACTGTATGAAGAATATGGAATCTCGAGGAAAGAACTGGAGGATTATTATGAACTTGCAGCGATTGCAACAGTAGGAGATGTGATGGATCTTCAGGGAGAAAACCGTATTTTGGTAAAAGAGGGACTGAGACGTTTAAAGGACACTGAGAATATCGGATTGAGAGAACTGATCCGTGCCAATGGACTGGAGGATATGAAAATCACTTCTTATCATGTGGGATTTGTACTTGGTCCCTGCATCAATGCAAGCGGCAGGCTGGATACAGCTGCACGTTCCCTGGCTCTTCTGAATGCAAAAGACAGGGAGAAAGCCGCCAGACTTGCAGGTGATCTGACAGCTTTAAACCAAAGCCGAAAAGCACTGACAGAGAAAGGAAAAGAAGAAGCCATCCAGATGGTGGAAACGACATCCCTCGGTCAGGACAGAGTGCTTGTGATCTTCCTGCCGGACTGTCACGAAAGTATTGCAGGGATCATTGCAGGAAGGATCAGGGAAAAGTATCACAGACCATCAATTGTACTGACCAGGGGAGAGACCGGGATAAAGGGAAGCGGCCGTTCCATAGAAGGCTATTCCATGTTTGAAGAACTGGTAAAGTGCGCGGATCTGATGACACAGTTCGGCGGTCATCCTATGGCAGCAGGCCTTTCCATGGAAGAAAAAAATGTAGAAGAATTCAGAAGACGGTTAAATGAAAACTGTACCCTTACAGAAGAAGATCTGCGCCCAAAAGTGATCATAGATGTACCGATGCCTGTTTCTTATATAACCAGAGAGCTGATAGAGCAGATCTCTTTACTGGAACCTTTTGGAAAAGGAAATACCAAGCCGGTTTTTGCCCAGAAAGGACTTCGTGTTCTGGAAAGCAGGGTGTTCGGGAAAAACCGAAATGTGGCAAAAGTAAAACTTATGGATCCGTCAGGTACAGTTATGGATGGGGTATACTTCGGGGAAGCAGAAGAATTCGTAAGATTTATAGATGGGAAAGACAGTATTTCTGTAACTTACTATCCGGAGATCAACATTTTCCGGGGACGTGAAAGCATTCAGATCGTAATTCAGAATTATTGTTAG
- a CDS encoding MBL fold metallo-hydrolase has translation MKNLELQKCILGPVYTNCYFLKNKTTGEMIVIDPADFPEKIYEKVIQMGGKPAAILLTHGHFDHIMAAQAVKEKYNIPIYACRQEEEMLREPSVNMTAHYGKNCSIIPDVLLNDLEVFQVAGFTIQIIHTPGHTKGSCCYYIEEEDVLFSGDTVFYGSVGRTDFPGGSTADIVRSLHKLVDSLPEETEVFPGHDASTTIGYEKRYNPFV, from the coding sequence ATGAAGAATTTAGAACTGCAGAAATGCATCCTGGGTCCTGTATATACAAACTGTTATTTTCTGAAGAATAAAACTACAGGTGAAATGATTGTGATAGATCCGGCTGATTTCCCGGAGAAAATTTATGAGAAAGTGATACAGATGGGTGGAAAGCCCGCAGCGATCCTGCTGACACATGGACATTTTGATCATATTATGGCGGCACAGGCAGTGAAAGAAAAATACAATATTCCGATCTATGCCTGTCGTCAGGAGGAAGAGATGCTTCGTGAACCTTCTGTGAACATGACAGCACACTATGGCAAAAACTGTTCTATCATACCGGATGTACTGCTGAATGATCTGGAAGTTTTCCAGGTGGCTGGATTTACAATTCAGATAATCCATACACCGGGACATACGAAAGGAAGCTGCTGTTATTATATAGAAGAGGAAGATGTACTTTTCAGTGGAGATACAGTTTTCTACGGCTCTGTAGGAAGAACAGACTTCCCGGGAGGAAGTACCGCAGACATTGTCAGAAGTCTGCATAAACTGGTGGATTCCCTGCCTGAGGAGACAGAAGTATTCCCGGGACATGATGCATCTACCACCATTGGTTATGAAAAGAGGTATAATCCATTTGTATAA
- the hemZ gene encoding coproporphyrinogen dehydrogenase HemZ, producing MKRGIIHLYKIGILFENREFEHDVYELIKAFYPEAEIHTLYEDEEAEYDLRFRVERDNDSYLIRYERDENKGVISAAVIRDEKIRDSHKLRKENKDSIKYALYQLLVKLTGRTLPWGNLTGIRPAKLAMGMIESGMKNTEAAQEMREKYLVSPQKTALAITIANREREILKDIDYENGYSLYIGIPFCPSICLYCSFSSYPLKVWEKRTDEYVESLCREVRETARMMKGRKLDTIYIGGGTPTTLLPHQIRKLLDTVGESFGYEGLAEFTIEAGRPDSITREKLQAIQEYPVTRISVNPQTMNQETLDIIGRRHTVAQTKEAFYLARELGYDNINMDLIVGLPGEDISMVGRTLEQVRELAPDSMTVHSLAVKRAARLNIFKEKYQEMSFENNQEIMDLTMKTAYEMGMGPYYLYRQKNMKGNFENVGYAKVDKAGIYNILIMEEKQPIIALGAGGSSKLVFDHGNRIERVENVKDVSNYISRIDEMIQRKQTAISTWL from the coding sequence ATGAAAAGAGGTATAATCCATTTGTATAAAATAGGCATTCTGTTTGAGAACAGAGAATTTGAACATGATGTTTATGAACTGATCAAAGCATTTTATCCCGAAGCGGAGATACATACTCTTTACGAAGATGAGGAAGCAGAGTATGACCTCCGCTTCCGTGTGGAACGGGATAATGACAGTTACCTGATCAGATATGAACGGGACGAAAACAAGGGCGTGATAAGTGCCGCTGTGATCAGGGATGAGAAGATTAGAGATTCTCATAAATTAAGAAAAGAAAATAAGGACAGCATCAAATATGCCCTGTATCAGCTGTTGGTGAAACTGACCGGAAGAACACTTCCGTGGGGAAACCTTACAGGGATCCGCCCTGCCAAACTGGCCATGGGAATGATCGAGTCAGGGATGAAGAATACAGAGGCTGCACAGGAAATGCGAGAGAAATATCTGGTCAGCCCGCAGAAAACTGCCCTTGCCATTACCATTGCAAACAGAGAAAGAGAGATCCTTAAGGACATTGATTATGAGAATGGGTACAGCCTGTATATCGGGATTCCGTTTTGCCCGAGCATCTGTCTTTACTGTTCTTTCAGTTCCTATCCGCTGAAAGTATGGGAGAAGAGGACGGATGAATATGTGGAATCACTTTGCAGGGAGGTAAGGGAAACTGCCCGGATGATGAAAGGCAGGAAACTGGATACTATTTATATAGGCGGCGGTACACCTACCACATTGCTTCCTCATCAGATCAGGAAACTTCTTGATACAGTTGGAGAGTCTTTCGGTTATGAGGGACTTGCTGAATTTACTATAGAGGCAGGCAGACCGGACAGTATTACCAGGGAGAAACTGCAGGCGATCCAGGAGTATCCGGTTACCAGAATTTCTGTAAATCCACAGACTATGAATCAGGAAACTCTGGATATTATCGGCCGCAGACATACCGTTGCCCAGACAAAAGAAGCTTTCTATCTGGCCAGGGAGCTGGGATATGATAATATCAATATGGATCTGATCGTAGGGCTTCCAGGGGAGGATATTTCCATGGTTGGGCGTACCCTGGAACAGGTACGGGAACTGGCTCCTGACAGTATGACGGTTCATTCTCTGGCTGTGAAAAGAGCAGCAAGACTGAACATTTTTAAAGAAAAATATCAGGAAATGTCTTTTGAAAATAATCAGGAAATCATGGATCTTACCATGAAAACTGCCTATGAGATGGGAATGGGACCATATTATCTGTACAGACAGAAGAATATGAAGGGAAATTTCGAAAATGTTGGCTATGCAAAGGTTGACAAAGCCGGAATTTACAATATACTGATTATGGAGGAAAAACAGCCGATCATCGCATTAGGCGCAGGCGGTTCTTCCAAACTGGTCTTTGACCACGGAAACAGAATTGAACGGGTAGAAAATGTGAAAGATGTTTCCAATTACATTTCACGTATAGATGAAATGATCCAGAGAAAACAGACAGCGATCAGTACCTGGCTGTAA
- a CDS encoding RelA/SpoT family protein — translation MAEITKSTEAKKDEMQVEKEKLESVKKADAAVKTMHDFTSPEVLYEELINSVRKYHPSTDISMIEKAYRVASEAHEGQKRKSGEPYIIHPLCVAIILADLELDKETIVAGLLHDAVEDTWMTYEEVEKEFGSEVALLVDGVTKLGQLSYSADKVEVQAENLRKMFLAMAKDIRVILIKLADRLHNMRTLQYMRPEKQQEKARETMDIYAPIAMRLGISKIKVELDDLSLKYLKPDVYYDLVEKIALRKSEREQFVGAIVKEVKKHMDDANIKAQVDGRVKHFFSIYKKMVNQDKTIDQIYDLFAVRILVDTVKDCYAALGVIHEMYKPIPGRFKDYIAMPKPNMYQSLHTTLIGPNGQPFEIQIRTFEMHKTAEYGIAAHWKYKESSDGKAPVGKSEEEKLNWLRQILEWQRDMSDNKEFMSLLKNDLDLFADSVYCFTPQGDVKTLPSGSTPVDFAYSVHSAVGNKMVGARVNGKLVPIEYQIKNGDRIEIITSQNSQGPSRDWLKLVKSTQAKNKINQWFKKELKEDNILKGKEMLTQYARAKGFKIVNYTKPQYQDAVMHKYGFRDWESVLAAIGHGGLKEGQVFNKLVEAYDKENKKNLTDEQVLEAAGETQEKLHITKNKSGIVVKGIHDVAVRFSKCCNPIPGDEIVGFVTRGRGITIHRTDCINVLNMSEMDRTRLIEAEWQQPDTKQAEKYMAEIQVYANNRTGLLVDLSKIFTERKIDLRSINSRTNKQEKATISMSFEIGSKEELRSLIEKIRQVDSIIDVERTTG, via the coding sequence ATGGCAGAGATAACGAAGAGTACAGAAGCAAAGAAAGATGAAATGCAGGTTGAGAAAGAGAAACTGGAATCTGTAAAGAAAGCAGATGCGGCAGTAAAGACTATGCACGATTTTACAAGTCCGGAGGTACTTTATGAAGAACTGATAAACAGTGTCCGGAAGTATCATCCGTCAACAGACATCTCCATGATCGAGAAAGCATACAGAGTTGCGAGTGAAGCTCATGAAGGACAGAAAAGAAAGTCCGGAGAGCCATATATCATTCACCCGCTTTGCGTAGCAATCATTCTGGCAGATCTGGAACTTGACAAAGAAACGATTGTGGCCGGCCTTCTCCATGATGCGGTGGAGGATACCTGGATGACCTATGAAGAAGTGGAAAAGGAGTTTGGCTCAGAGGTAGCACTTCTTGTAGATGGTGTTACCAAACTGGGACAGCTGTCCTATTCCGCGGATAAAGTAGAAGTTCAGGCAGAGAATCTGCGAAAGATGTTCCTTGCCATGGCAAAAGACATCAGGGTTATCCTTATCAAGCTGGCAGACCGTCTCCACAATATGCGTACTCTGCAGTATATGCGCCCTGAGAAACAGCAGGAGAAAGCCAGAGAAACCATGGACATCTATGCTCCCATTGCCATGCGTCTGGGTATATCCAAGATCAAGGTAGAACTGGATGACCTGTCACTGAAATATCTGAAACCGGACGTCTATTACGATCTGGTAGAGAAGATTGCCCTGCGAAAGAGTGAAAGAGAACAATTCGTAGGTGCCATTGTAAAAGAAGTCAAGAAACACATGGACGATGCCAACATTAAAGCGCAGGTAGACGGGCGTGTGAAACATTTCTTCAGTATTTATAAGAAGATGGTCAATCAGGACAAGACCATCGATCAGATCTACGATCTTTTTGCAGTACGTATTCTGGTAGACACAGTTAAGGACTGTTATGCAGCTCTTGGTGTCATTCACGAGATGTACAAGCCGATTCCCGGAAGATTCAAAGATTATATTGCAATGCCGAAACCGAACATGTATCAGTCTCTGCATACCACACTGATCGGACCTAATGGACAGCCTTTCGAAATCCAGATCCGTACTTTTGAAATGCATAAGACTGCAGAATATGGTATTGCCGCTCACTGGAAATATAAAGAATCCTCGGATGGCAAAGCACCGGTAGGCAAGAGTGAGGAAGAGAAACTGAACTGGCTACGCCAGATCCTGGAGTGGCAGAGGGATATGTCTGATAATAAAGAGTTCATGAGCCTTCTGAAGAATGACCTGGATCTTTTTGCAGACAGTGTTTACTGTTTTACGCCTCAGGGAGATGTAAAAACCCTTCCAAGCGGTTCCACACCTGTAGATTTTGCCTACAGTGTGCACAGCGCAGTAGGAAATAAGATGGTGGGTGCCAGAGTAAACGGCAAACTTGTTCCTATTGAATATCAGATTAAAAACGGCGACAGGATCGAGATCATCACTTCCCAGAATTCTCAGGGACCAAGCCGTGACTGGCTGAAACTGGTAAAGAGTACCCAGGCGAAGAACAAGATCAACCAGTGGTTCAAGAAAGAATTGAAGGAAGATAACATTCTTAAAGGTAAGGAAATGCTGACCCAGTATGCCAGAGCCAAGGGATTTAAGATTGTGAATTACACGAAACCTCAGTATCAGGATGCTGTTATGCATAAATATGGTTTCCGTGACTGGGAATCTGTTCTGGCTGCTATCGGTCATGGTGGTCTGAAAGAGGGACAGGTCTTCAATAAGCTGGTTGAAGCCTATGATAAAGAAAACAAAAAGAACCTCACAGATGAGCAGGTTCTGGAAGCGGCAGGGGAGACCCAGGAGAAACTTCATATTACGAAGAACAAAAGCGGCATTGTGGTAAAAGGAATCCATGATGTGGCAGTACGTTTCTCCAAGTGCTGTAATCCTATTCCAGGGGATGAGATTGTGGGATTTGTTACCAGAGGACGTGGAATTACTATTCACCGTACAGACTGTATCAATGTGCTGAATATGTCAGAGATGGATCGTACACGTCTGATCGAGGCGGAATGGCAGCAGCCGGATACGAAACAGGCTGAGAAATACATGGCGGAGATCCAGGTTTATGCCAACAACAGAACAGGTCTTCTTGTGGACCTGTCCAAGATCTTTACAGAACGTAAGATAGATCTGAGAAGTATTAACAGCCGTACGAATAAACAGGAAAAGGCGACGATCTCCATGAGCTTTGAAATCGGAAGCAAAGAGGAATTAAGATCTCTGATCGAAAAGATACGTCAGGTAGACAGTATTATTGATGTAGAGAGAACTACCGGCTGA
- the hisS gene encoding histidine--tRNA ligase — MALKKKPVTGMKDILPKEMEIRNYVMNMIRETYGTFGFSAIETPCVEHIENLCSKQGGENEKLIFKILKRGEKLKLKEAEQEADLVDSGLRYDLTVPLSRYYSNNANELPVPFKALQMGNVWRADRPQRGRFRQFMQCDIDILGEPTYLAEIELVLATTTLLGKLDFHNFTIRINDRKILKAMAQYSGFPQESFDTVFIILDKMDKIGLDGVAEELEKEGFARESIDTYLGMFKEITSDIEGVRFIKEKLKDVLDSKVAEDLETIISTVDSVKTADFKMAFDPTLVRGMSYYTGPIFEISMDEFGGSVGGGGRYDEMIGKFTGNNTCACGFSIGFERIVMLLLERNYEIPTKNGKKAYLIEKNMPADKLLTILKQAQEERNAGTQINISIMKKNKKFQKDQMIAEGYTEFVEFFKDRM, encoded by the coding sequence ATGGCGTTAAAGAAAAAGCCGGTAACCGGTATGAAAGACATTTTACCAAAAGAGATGGAAATCCGTAATTATGTGATGAACATGATCCGTGAGACTTATGGAACATTTGGATTTTCAGCAATTGAAACTCCATGTGTGGAGCATATTGAGAACCTTTGCAGCAAGCAGGGTGGAGAAAATGAGAAACTGATCTTCAAAATTTTGAAACGTGGCGAGAAGCTGAAACTGAAAGAAGCAGAGCAGGAGGCAGATCTGGTGGATTCCGGACTTCGCTATGACCTTACCGTACCGCTTTCCAGATATTATTCCAACAATGCCAATGAACTGCCGGTTCCTTTTAAGGCACTCCAGATGGGAAATGTATGGAGAGCAGACAGACCACAGAGAGGACGTTTCCGTCAGTTTATGCAGTGCGATATTGATATTCTGGGAGAGCCTACTTATCTGGCTGAAATTGAACTGGTGCTGGCTACTACAACACTGTTAGGCAAACTGGATTTCCATAATTTCACTATCCGTATCAATGACAGAAAGATTTTAAAGGCAATGGCACAGTACAGTGGATTCCCGCAGGAGAGCTTTGACACAGTATTTATCATTCTGGATAAGATGGACAAGATCGGTCTGGACGGAGTAGCAGAAGAACTGGAGAAAGAAGGATTTGCCAGAGAAAGTATTGATACTTATCTGGGAATGTTTAAAGAGATCACTTCTGATATTGAAGGTGTCCGCTTTATCAAAGAGAAATTAAAAGATGTACTGGATTCTAAGGTTGCAGAAGATCTGGAGACGATCATTTCAACTGTTGATTCTGTAAAAACAGCAGATTTCAAGATGGCATTTGATCCGACCCTGGTACGTGGAATGTCCTATTATACAGGTCCGATCTTCGAAATTTCCATGGATGAATTCGGCGGCAGTGTAGGCGGCGGCGGACGTTATGATGAGATGATCGGCAAGTTTACAGGAAATAATACCTGTGCATGCGGATTCTCCATCGGATTTGAACGTATTGTTATGCTTCTTCTTGAGAGAAACTACGAAATCCCTACAAAGAACGGCAAGAAAGCATATCTCATTGAGAAAAATATGCCTGCAGACAAACTGCTTACAATCCTGAAACAGGCGCAGGAAGAACGTAATGCAGGAACACAGATCAATATTTCTATTATGAAGAAGAATAAGAAATTCCAGAAAGACCAGATGATTGCAGAAGGCTATACAGAGTTTGTAGAATTTTTCAAAGACAGAATGTGA
- a CDS encoding HD-GYP domain-containing protein: MSTVQKTAAGSQQRILEFDLSSELHHGMLVSNLAYAVAEELGLPHKQCYDLAIAGMLHDIGKLKLTSYINGQEQDPLVIEELKYVRMHSTLGYEELKDQGYSDFVLESILYHHENYDGSGYPSNKVGEEIPIGARILRVCDVYAALISDRPYRKGFDISTVMELMIDEVKNFDMQVFLAFQRVVHKDEKTTR; the protein is encoded by the coding sequence TTGAGTACAGTACAAAAGACAGCAGCCGGTTCTCAGCAGAGAATTCTGGAGTTTGACCTGTCATCAGAATTACATCACGGAATGCTGGTAAGTAATCTGGCCTATGCAGTAGCAGAAGAACTGGGACTTCCCCATAAACAGTGTTATGATCTGGCTATTGCCGGAATGCTTCATGATATTGGAAAACTGAAACTGACAAGCTATATCAACGGGCAGGAGCAGGATCCGCTGGTGATCGAGGAATTGAAATATGTCCGTATGCATTCTACATTGGGATATGAAGAACTGAAAGATCAGGGATATTCGGATTTCGTGCTGGAGAGTATTCTGTACCATCATGAGAATTATGATGGCAGTGGATATCCGTCCAATAAGGTAGGGGAAGAGATTCCTATCGGGGCGCGGATTTTGAGGGTCTGTGATGTGTATGCAGCACTGATCTCAGACCGGCCATACAGGAAGGGATTTGACATTTCCACAGTGATGGAACTGATGATCGATGAAGTGAAAAACTTTGATATGCAGGTTTTCCTTGCATTCCAGAGAGTTGTTCATAAAGATGAAAAAACAACGCGATAA
- a CDS encoding transposase, with amino-acid sequence MTYSNLMKQMLMASIDELSQTPENFAVHPDKDFTRNRKIGFHDFLLLLLTMEDDCLREELYHFFGRTDETPSKAAFYHQRAKLKDNALWELLQNYRYICKDVPMDFISETFTEYLLSLRIVRIVIAPGIYENLITNLPDIEFDMDDLKELYHLRWTQENAYRDLKYPLCLKAFHSKKYTYIVQEVFARAIRPNRTFCRQARFKLPMSFCYR; translated from the coding sequence ATGACTTATTCAAATTTGATGAAACAGATGCTTATGGCATCCATTGACGAACTTTCCCAAACACCTGAAAACTTTGCGGTCCATCCGGATAAAGATTTTACTCGTAACAGAAAAATTGGCTTTCATGATTTCCTTCTTCTTTTACTGACCATGGAAGATGACTGTTTAAGAGAAGAACTTTACCATTTCTTCGGACGCACGGATGAAACACCATCAAAAGCCGCTTTCTATCACCAGCGTGCAAAATTAAAAGATAATGCACTATGGGAACTTTTGCAGAACTACCGTTATATCTGTAAAGATGTTCCAATGGATTTTATTTCGGAAACCTTCACAGAATATCTGCTATCCTTACGGATTGTCCGAATTGTGATTGCACCAGGCATTTATGAAAATCTGATTACAAATCTTCCTGATATTGAATTTGATATGGATGACCTCAAGGAACTCTATCATCTCCGATGGACACAGGAAAATGCATACCGTGATTTAAAATATCCGTTATGCCTGAAAGCATTCCATAGTAAAAAATATACATATATCGTTCAGGAAGTGTTTGCCAGAGCAATCAGGCCTAATAGAACCTTTTGCCGCCAAGCCAGGTTCAAACTACCTATGAGCTTTTGTTACCGATAA
- a CDS encoding adenine phosphoribosyltransferase, translating into MKKIEEYVRSIPDFPEPGIIFRDITSVLQDADGLQLAIDSMQECLKGLDVDVIAGTESRGFIFGVPIAYNLHKPFVPIRKKGKLPCETVSASYDLEYGSAEIEMHKDSIKPGQKVAIIDDLIATGGTIEAAIKLVEQLGGEVVKVVFLMELAGLKGRERLKGYDVASVICYDGK; encoded by the coding sequence ATGAAAAAAATTGAAGAATACGTAAGAAGCATACCGGATTTCCCGGAACCGGGAATTATTTTCAGAGATATTACAAGTGTTCTGCAGGATGCAGACGGTTTGCAGCTGGCAATCGATTCCATGCAGGAATGTCTGAAAGGCCTTGACGTGGATGTGATCGCAGGTACAGAATCCAGAGGATTTATCTTCGGAGTTCCGATTGCATATAATCTTCATAAACCATTTGTGCCGATCCGCAAGAAAGGAAAACTTCCATGTGAAACAGTATCTGCAAGCTATGACCTGGAATACGGCAGTGCAGAGATCGAGATGCATAAAGATTCCATCAAACCAGGCCAGAAGGTTGCCATTATCGATGATCTGATCGCAACAGGCGGTACCATTGAAGCAGCCATCAAGCTTGTAGAACAGCTTGGCGGAGAAGTAGTGAAAGTTGTATTTCTTATGGAACTTGCAGGATTAAAAGGACGCGAGAGACTGAAGGGATATGATGTAGCATCCGTAATTTGCTACGATGGTAAATAA